The Alphaproteobacteria bacterium genomic interval AGCAATAATGATGGCAGCTTCATCCACCGTCCATTTAAAAATACGGAGAGGATCATCCAGGTGTTGCAAGATGACATGTTGATCGTAATCTACCATTTAAATCACCTGCGAAAATGTTTTTAAAATCCAGTCCTTCATAAAGAAAGCAAAGACACCGGCAAGGATGCCAGAGATAAACATCCAGGCATTTTGCTTCACGGCGCCTGCAATGGCAGTCACACCACATACCCCAAGGAGGCCGAGTCGCATATACCCACCTGTGAAGAGTTGCTCCATTTTGCCGATTTCTTCCTTGAAAAGATCTCCTGTATGAGCCCAGGCATCCCATGGAAAAAGGACAGAGATGAGTGTGATAAGACACAACCCACTTAATACACTTCTATTCATGAGTTTTCTTGCTTCTAAATGGTCGGGATGACCTTGGGCAAAAAGCCCAAGGTCAAGGGACTTCGCGTCACCCTGAGAGATAATGAGGCTAAAAACTCCCAGGTTTTTACCGGCTTGTTTGACGCGTGTACCGGTAAAACTTTTTCTGCCGGCAACGACAGGAGATTTTGGAAGGGAACGTAAAAGGCTGATGATGTTTGATTTTCGATCAAAGTTTGTGTTTAACTGATACTGCATGCAATGGTCCTTTCGCGAATGATGGGTTGTTGTCGTGTGACACTTTGTGTGTGAGGCACTTGGGTTATAGGCTTGATCTCCTCCCAGGTGTCTCTTTTCTATGTTTTTTCTCCTTAAACAATTAAGAATTTCTGATTTTTCAACTCTATGTCTCTGTTCTCTCAAGCTCCTTTTGTGAAGAAAAGGTTTTTCAATTTGCCTTAGTATTTGGCTCTCCCACGTGAATATCAATGTTTGTCATTTCAGGAAGTTCCTCTTTAAGGGCTCTTTCGAAGTCTCGATAGTAATGGGTTACAATGTAGTCTTTGATGAAAGCGTTTTTTACAGACACAGAAATCGAGTCTGGACTGAGAGATTTTAGGGACATATCCTTAAACCAAGATAGAAAAACGGCTTGGCCAAGATTTTGTGCTAAGAGTTTACAAACCTCAAACCAAGACGCTGGATAGTAGTAATCTTCACAATGCTTAATTAATTCTTTCTCAAACTTAGACCAGGGTTTTTCTTTGAAATTCCTCACTTGGGGCTTATCGTAAATTTTGCCCTCTAAGACTTTCTGTGCATTCTCGTGCTTTAAAGCCCAGTCGAGTGTTACTTGAAATCCACTGGGGCTCTCACCCATCAAAAAGCGACAGTCTTTGATTCGAGAGCAATAGGATCGCCATTTTGCAGGATTGTTGTTAAAAACATCGCTGAAAAATCTCTGAAGTTTACCAATCCGATCTTTCGTAAACCGTATGGTTTGCGCTTCTCCCTTGAGTTGAGATTGAACTTGTTGGTTCCAGATTTCGATCATATTTTTGTAAAAATACTCCTCCTTCATTCCTTCCTTCTGGTCAATTTTGACACTTTGAGGAGGAGTATGAGGAGGAGTTAAGATATTCTGTGTAGTATCTGTATCTATATATGAACTGGCCAATTTGGACAGTTGATCATACCAATTTTGACACTCTAAAGGACTTTTTTGTCCATATGGCACGGCCAAATTGTCCACATGTGAGGCACTTTTGACCACACGTTGTTTTTTTGTATTTGAAGTATCTGTAGTGTCCTCATGAGATTGTTTCAAAGTTTTTATCGAATCATAGTTGATCGTGTAATATTTTGCATTTTTGAGTGATCTTGAAACGAAACTACGAAGAAAGTTTTTTTCCTCTAACCGATTGATAATACGACGGATGGTTCTTATTTGCCAAAAAGGAAATTGTTGTTGCCACTGGTCATAAGTGTTGTACACCCAGTGGCATCCTTCAAAAACATTTTTGTTGAGTTTAGGATTTAACCAATAATGAATTTGTTGCAAGACGATAGCATCCTTTACCCCAATTTGACGTGCCAAAGTAGGGAAAACAATCAAACAATTTTCGTTGCTGAAGTTAAGTGAGTTCATTTGTTTTCTTCCTTAATTAGAAATTGTATTTTTACGAAGTTGCAGGTCTTCAAAAGCGACTATGTCGTCAATTCGGTATAGGATTCTTCCGCCGATTTTTAGATACTTGGGACCTCGGCCATTCCATCTCCACTGACTGAGAGTTGAAGATTTTACGCACCATCTTCTTGAAAGATCGTGACTTGTTATGAGATTAGATTGCATTTTTAAGCCTCCTGTAGGTTTTTAGCATTCCAACTTCTATGCAAATCTATAAATATCTATGGAAATCTATAGAGATCTATATAAGTATATAAAAGTATAAATATTTAATAATTTTTATTTTAAACAATAAAAGAAGATTAAGTTTGTTATGTCAAGTATAAATATTTATATGCCAACATCGAACTTATCGATGAAGATCCTCTTGAGGGATCAAAAAATTGAGATTCTCTGGGCAGAAGTTATGCGGTAGGCAAATTTTCTGTCCTGCACATATTTATGCAGGAAATTTTGATCTTCTATTGCGGTGAAGGTTGCTCATATAAACGAAGCGAAATTTCTCAATTTGCTCCCCATATGCTCCCCTTTTTATTTTTCTCTTTTTGGGAATCTTCTGTATCCCTTACTCCCCCTGGTGGGCGCTACAGGATTCGAACCTGTGACCCTCTGATTAAAAGTCTTAGATTTAATGTTTCTTTGAGATATTTCTAAATCTATAAAAGTATTTTTTTGTTTAATTTTCGCCATTTTTATGTATCTCCTGTTCTTTTTAGTATTGTCTTTTTCTTTCTATGTTGCTACCTATATGCTACCTAAAACAAAAACTAAGAGACACTGATTATGCAAAAACTGACTAAAAAAATTGTTGAGTCAATTCAGCCAAAAGAAAGGGATCATATTCTTTGGGATTCTGAAATCAGTGGCTTTATGTGTAAGGTAACACCTGCGGGAAAGAAAAGTTATTTCCTTTATTATCGTACGCATGACAGAAGGCAACGTAGGCCTAAAATTGGAGATCATGGGGTGGTAACTTGTGAACAGGCAAGAAACATTGCTCAAAGATGGATCTTGGAGGTGACTCAAGGGAAGGATCCTTCAGCTGAGAAGAAAGATTTGCGCTTGGTGCCAACTCTTAAAGAACTTGCAGATCAGTACATGAAAGAGCATGCGTCACGTAAAAGGCTATCGAGTCGTAAAGAAGATTACCGATTATGGAAACAGCATATCCTTCCAACATTGGGGACTTTAAAAGCATCCTCCTTAGACAGAAGTGATATAGCCAAGCTTCATCATTCATTTCAACATCTTCCAACAACAGGCAATCGTGTGCTCAGTCTTTTATCAAAGGCGTTTAACTTGGCAGAGCTGTGGGGTTATAGACCAAATCATTCCAATCCTTGCCTTCACATCAAAAAGTATACGGAGCAAAAGAGAGAAAGGTTTCTAAGCCAAAAAGAAATTGAACGCTTGATGAAAATTTTAGAAGAAGAAAAAGGAAATGATCCTTGGGCTGTTTCTGCAATCCAGTTGTTACTCATTACAGGGTGTCGCTTAAATGAAATCCTTACGCTCAAATGGGAGGAAGTGGATGTTGACAATCAATATCTTCGACTTCGAGATAGTAAAACAGGAAAGAAACTCATTTACCTCTCTACAGCAGCCTTAGACCTCCTAAAAAATATTCCTAAAAAAGAGGAAAATCCTTTTGTTATTTGTGGAGGGAAGGCAGGGGCTCATCTTATAAATTTGCAAAAACCCTGGAGACGTATTCGGGCCAAGGCAGAATTAGAGGATGTTCGTCTTCATGATTTGCGTCATACCTTTGCGTCTATTGCTGCGAGTAAAGGTTTGTCTCTTCCTATCATAGGGGCTCTGCTTGGGCACAAGCAAACACAAACGACGGCTCGCTATGCTCACCTTATTGGCCAACCCCTTTTGGAGGCAAGTGAGAAAATTGGCAAAAAAATTATGGAGAGAAAGAAGTCGAGCGACTTAACTTTATGATTTCAAATTATGTCAGAATACGGTATGATTCAATCATGAAAAGACATTTACGTTTGATTGATTATATAGAAAACTTGCAAAAACAAGGACGATATCTCTTTCTCAAGAAAGAAGCCAGTCTGGCTCTTAGCATATCAGAAAATGCCTTGCAAAACAGCATTACTCGTCTTTCTAAGAAAGGAAAAGTTGCTCATCTAAAAAAGGGCCTTTATCAAATTATTCCTGTAGAATATAAAATTGCAGGCTCTTTACCTCCAGAGTGGTTTATTCATGATCTGATGGCTCTTTTGGGCATTCCCTATTACATTGGATTACTTTCAGCTGCAGCCTTTTATGGATCGACACATCAAGCCGCTCAAATTTTTCAGGCTGTATGTCAAAAGAAAATTCCAGACTTAAATATAGGGGGCCTTAAGATTTGTTTTTACGCAAGCAAAGATTTTTCAGTCATTCCTACTCAAGATATGAAAACGCAAGCAGGATATGTAAGAATATCAACCCCAGAAGGCACGGCTTTTGATTTAATACGTTATCTTCATCAATCAGGACATCTCAACCATGTGGCAACGCTTTTAAACGAATTAGAAGAAAAGATAAATGCCAAAAAACTCGCTTTCGTTGGACAGAAGTTATCTCTTCGCTATAGCCAACGTCTTGGCTACTTATTCGATATTTTAGGTCATGAATCTTTGACAGATCCATTACATCAGTTTATCACCAAAAAAAAGCTGCGATACATTCCTTTGAGACCAGATAAACCTGCGAATAATGTCGAGAGGAACGCTAAATGGCATATCCTTATCAATGAGAGAGTAGAGCCTGATTTATGATACCTCAAAACTTTATTACAGAATGGAAAAATAAAGCCCCTTGGCAAGATAACG includes:
- a CDS encoding site-specific integrase, whose amino-acid sequence is MQKLTKKIVESIQPKERDHILWDSEISGFMCKVTPAGKKSYFLYYRTHDRRQRRPKIGDHGVVTCEQARNIAQRWILEVTQGKDPSAEKKDLRLVPTLKELADQYMKEHASRKRLSSRKEDYRLWKQHILPTLGTLKASSLDRSDIAKLHHSFQHLPTTGNRVLSLLSKAFNLAELWGYRPNHSNPCLHIKKYTEQKRERFLSQKEIERLMKILEEEKGNDPWAVSAIQLLLITGCRLNEILTLKWEEVDVDNQYLRLRDSKTGKKLIYLSTAALDLLKNIPKKEENPFVICGGKAGAHLINLQKPWRRIRAKAELEDVRLHDLRHTFASIAASKGLSLPIIGALLGHKQTQTTARYAHLIGQPLLEASEKIGKKIMERKKSSDLTL
- a CDS encoding DNA-binding protein — translated: MQSNLITSHDLSRRWCVKSSTLSQWRWNGRGPKYLKIGGRILYRIDDIVAFEDLQLRKNTISN